In Streptomyces sp. HUAS ZL42, the DNA window GGCGGCCGAACTCCCCGGCGAAGAAGTTGCCGTCGTACGCCTGCGGGAACTTCACCGGCGAGTCGAGCGAGGCGTCGTAACGGTAGACCGGGCCGCCCATCGGGGACTCGGAGCCGTCGCCGAACTCCGGTACGGACGCTCCGTTGTACGGGATCCAGGCGGGCTGGGCCGGGGGCAGGTCGGTCAGGCCGGTGTTGTGCGGCGAGGTGTTCTTCGGGGCGGCGCAGTCGAAGGACGCGCCGGACGTGCCTGTCGCGAAGTCGTAGTCCACATAGGCGTCGTTGGCGCCGGTGCAGTACGGCCAGCCGAAGTTGCCGGGGCCGGTGACCCGCGCGAACTCGACCTGGCCCGCAGGTCCGCGCGCCGGGTCGGCGGCGCCGGCGTCGGGGCCGTAGTCGCCGACGTAGAGGATGCCGGTGGCCTTGTCGACGCTGAAGCGGAACGGGTTGCGGAAGCCCATCGCGTAGATCTCGGGCCGGGTTTTGTCCGTGCCGGGTGCGAAGAGGTTGCCGTCGGGGACGGAGTACGAGCCGTCGGCGTTCACCTTGATGCGCAGGATCTTGCCGCGCAGGTCGTTGGTGTTGCCGGCGGAACGCTGCGCGTCGAAGGCCGGGTTGCGGTCGGACCGCTCGTCGATCGGGGTGAAGCCGTCCGACTGGAAGGGGTTGGTGTCGTCGCCCGTCGACAGATACAGGTTGCCCGCCGCGTCGAAGTCGATGTCGCCGCCGACGTGGCAGCAGATGCCGCGGGAGGCGGGGACGTCGAGGATCTTCGTCTCGCTGGCGTTGTCCAGTGTGCCGTCGGTCTTCAGGACGAAGCGGGACAGGCGGTTGACGCCGTCGAAGGGCGCGAAGTCCGCCGCGGTGCCGGTGAACGGGGCGTCTCCGGCCGGGGTGTTCAGCGGAGGCGCGTAGTAGAGGTAGATGAAACGGTTCGCTGCGAAGTTCGGGTCGACCCCGATGCCCTGGAGGCCCTCCTCGTCATGGGTGTAGACGTCGAGCTTGCCCGCGGGCCTCGTGTTGCCCGCGGCGTCGGTGATACGGAGTTCGCCGTCGCGGGAGGTGTGCAGGACCGAGCGGTCCGGGAGGACGGCGAGCGACATGGGCTCGCCGACCTCCGGCTCCCCCTCGGCGAGGGTGACCTGCTGGAAATCCTCCGCGGCCGCTGGCGCGGCTCCCGGGTCGGCGACGGCTGCGCCGGCCTGAGGTGCGGTGAGGGTGAGGGACGCGCCTGCCAGCAGCACGCCGCTGAGCAGGGCGGCCGCTTTGCGCAGGGACAGACGTCGTCTGTGTATCTCGATTCTGTCGGTACTGGTGGTGCGGGTGTTCCCGTGCACGAATGCCTCCAGAATGGGGCCGGTTGTACGGGCGGGTGCGGTACGCCGGGATGCGCCGTCATCCCGGAGGGTCGAGAGGGCTCAGTTGCCGAAGGCCGCGTCGAAGGAGGCCGACGGTGGCTCGAAGTCGTAGGCCTTGAGCCGGTTCAGGGCCTCGGGGGCGCCCTGGAGCCGGTCCATGCCGGCGTCCTCCCACTCCACGGAGACGGGCCCCCGGTAGTCGATGGAGCGCAGCATGCGGAAGACGTCCTCCCAGGGCACGTCGCCGTGGCCTGCGGACACGAAGTCCCAGCCGCGGCGCGGGTCGCCCCAGGGCAGATGGGAGCCGAGACGGCCGTTTCGGCCGTCGAGGCGCTTGCGGGCCTCCTTGCAGTCCACGTGGTAGATGCGGTCGCGGAAGTCCCACAGGAAGCCGACCGGGTCGAGGTCCTGCCACACGAAGTGCGAGGGGTCGAAGTTCAGGCCGAAGGCGGGGCGGTGCCCCACGGCCTCGAGGGCCCGGTGCGTCGTCCAGTAGTCGTAGGCGATCTCGCTGGGGTGGACCTCGTGTGCGAACCGCACGCCCTCCGCGTCGAACACGTCGAGGACGGGGTTCCAGCGTTCGGCGAAGTCCTCGTAGCCCCGCTCGATCATCGATTCCGGCGCGGGCGGGAACATGGCGACCAGGTGCCAGATGGCGGAGCCGGTGAAGCCGATCACGGTGTCGACGCCGAAGGCCGCGGCGGCCCGTGCGGTGTCGGCGATCTCGGCGGCGGCCCGTCGCCGTACGCCCTCCGCGTCCCCGTCGCCCCAGATGCGGGCGGGCAGGATCGCCCGGTGGCGTTCGTCGATGATGGCGTCGCAGACCGCCTGGCCGACCAGATGGTTGGAGATGGCCCAGCACTTGAGGCGGTACTTGTCGAGCAGTGCCCGTTTGGAGTCGACGTAGGACGGGTCCGAGAGGGCCTTGTCGACCTCGAAGTGGTCGCCCCAGCAGGCGAGTTCGAGTCCGTCGTAGCCGAAGTCGCGGGCGAGGCGGCAGACCTCCTCCAGGGGCAGGTCGGCCCACTGACCGGTGAAGAGCGTGAACTGGCGGGGCATGGAACAGGGCCTCCTCAGACCGCTATGGGCGTGTAGACGGAGTTCTTCTCGGCGCTCTCCTCGACCGCGGCGAGGACACGCTGGACCTGCAGGCCGTCGGCGAAGGAGGGCTCGGGCCTGCGGCCCTCGGCGACGGCGTGGACCAGGTCGCGGGCCTGGTGGACGAAGGTGTGCTCGTAGCCGAGGCCGTGGCCCGGCGGCCACCAGGCGTCGAGATAGGGGTGGTCGGGCTCGGTGACGAGGATGCGGCGGAAGCCGGCGTGGGTCCCGGGTTCGGTGCCGTCGTGGAACCAGAGCTCGTTGAGCCGCTCCAGGTCGAAGGCCAACGAGCCGCGCTCGCCGTTGAGTTCGATGCGCAGGGCGTTCTTGCGCCCGGTGGCGTACCGGGTTGCCTCGAAGGAGGCGAGGGCGCCGGAGGCGAACCGCCCGGTGAACAGGGCGGCGTCGTCGACGGTGACCGTGCCGGTGCCGGCCGCCGAGACGGCGGACAGTCCGCTGGTGGCGCCGACGGGCAGCGGGCGCTCCCGTACGAACGTCTCGGTCAGGGCGGAGACGCCGGCCAGCCTCTCTCCGGCCAGGTACTGCGCGAGGTCGACGATGTGCGCGCCCAGGTCGCCGAGCGAACCGGAGCCCGCGAGCTCCTTGCGCAGTCGCCAGGTCAGGGGGAACTCCGGGTCCACGAGCCAGTCCTGAAGGTACGTCACCCTCACGTGCCGCAGGGTGCCGAGCCTGCCCTCGGCCACCATCCGCCGGGCCAGGGCCGTGGCGGGGACCCGGCGGTAGTTGAAGCCGACCATCGCCAACTGGCCGCTGTTCTGGGCCTCTTCGGCCGCCCGGGCCATGACCTCGGCCTCCTCGACGGTGTTCGCGAGGGGTTTCTCGCACAGGACGTGCTTGCCCGCGGCCAGCGCGGCGAGGGCGATCTCGGCGTGGCTGTCGCCGGGGGTGCAGATGTCGACGAGGTCGACGTCGTCCCGGGTGATCAGGGCGCGCCAGTCGGTCTCGGTGGCCGCCCAGCCGTGCCGGTCGGCCGCCGCCCGCACGGCCGTCGCGTCCCGGCCGCAGATCACGGCGAGGACCGGGCGGCGGGGCAGGTCGAAGACGCGGCCCACGGTGCGCCAGCCCTGGGAGTGGGCGGCGCCCATGAAGGCGTAGCCGACCATGCCGACGCGGAGCGGTGGCTTCTCTCCCCCTGATCCGTCCGACTGCTGCGGCTGTGCCATACGGATGTCCTCCTCGTCCTGGTGGTGGTGGCGCCGTGGGGGGTGCGGGCGACACGTGTCAGCGGAAGCCGGTGGGCATGTACTGGTCGACGTTGTCCTTGTCGACGACGGCCGAGTAGAGCGTGATGGAGGCCGGGATCTCGAACTCGGCCAGACCGCCGACGCCCTTGGCCTGGCCGAGGGCACGGGCCAGGTCGATCGCGGACGCGGCCATGGTGGGCGGGTAGAGGACGGTCGCCTTCAGGACGCCGTTGTCCTGCTTGATGGCCTGGAAGGCGGACAGGGCGCCCGCGCCGCCGACCATGAGGAAGTCGTCGCGTCCGGCCTGGTCGATGGCGCGCAGCGCGCCCACACCCTGGTCGTCGTCGTGGTTCCACAGTGCGTCGAACTGGGGCTGGGCCTGGAGCAGTTGGGCCATCTTGGCCTGTCCCGACTCCACCGTGAACTCGGCGGCCTGCCGGGCCACCTTCTTGATGTTGGGGTAGTTCTTCAGCGCGTCGTCGAAGCCCTGGGTGCGCTGCTTGGTCAGCGCCAGGTTGTCCATGCCGGCGAGCTCGATGACCTTGGCGTCGGACTTCCCCTTGAGCTTCTCGCCGATGTAGTGGCCGGCGTTGAGGCCCATGCCGTAGTTGTCGCCGCCGATCCAGCAGCGGTAGGCCTGCGGGGTGTTGAAGATCCGGTCGAGATTGATCACCGGGATGCCGGCCCGCATCGCCTTCAGGCCGACCTGGGTGAGCGCCTTGCCGTCGGCGGGCAGCACCACCAGCACGTCGACCTTCTTGTTGATCAGCGTCTCTATCTGGCCGATCTGCGCGGCGGTGTCGTTGGAGCCCTCGGTGATCTCCAGGGTGACGTCCGAGTACTTCTTGGCGCGGCTCTTGGCGTTGTCGTTGATCGCGTTGAGCCAGCCGTGGTCGGCCTGCGGTCCCGCGAAGCCGATGGTGACGGGCTTGCCCGGCTTGTCGTCGGCGGCCGGCTGGTCGTTCGCCGCCGGCTTCTCGTCCTTGGGCTCGTTACTCGTGCAACCAACGAGGAGGGCACCCGTGGATACGGCGGCGGCCCCGAAGAGCAGTCCTCTGCGGCTCGTGAAAGGCGTCGGCTCTGGCATGTCGGTGAACCCTTTCCTCAGGTCGTGCTTGCGGTACGGCGCTGGACCAGCACGGCGGCGACGATGATCGCGCCCTTGGCGATCTGCTGGACGTCGCTCTGCAGGTTGTTCAGGGCGAAGATGTTGGTGATCGTGGTGAAGATCAGAACGCCGAGCACGGAGCCCGTGATGGTGCCGCGGCCCCCGCTGAGCAGCGTGCCGCCGATGATCGCGGCCGCGATGGCGTCCAGTTCGTAGAGGTTGCCGTTGGTGTTCTGGCCCGAGCCGGACAGGATGATCAGCAGGAAGGCGGCGATGCCGCAGCACAGTCCGGACAGCAGGTACAGGTACAGCCGCTGGCGGCGTACGTCGATACCGGCGAGGCGGGCCGCCTCCGCGTTGCCGCCGACGGCGACCGTGCGCCGCCCGAAGGTCGTGCGGTTGAGGATCAGCCAGCCGATGATCGTGACGACCGCGAAGACCATGACGAGCGGCGGAACACCGAGCACGTACGCGTCGCGCTCGCCGAGGTCGAGGACGCTGCCGATGGTGACGATCTGTGTCTTGCCGTCGGTGATCTGCAGCGCCAGCCCGCGCGCCGAGGCGAGCATGGCCAGCGTGGCGATGAACGGGACCATCCCGCCGTACGCGATGAGCAGCCCGTTGACCAAGCCGCACCCGACGCCGACGATCACGGCGGTGAAGAGGATGCCGGCGAAGCCGTACTCCTGGGTGGCGACGGTGGTCGCCCACACCGAGGCGAGGGCGACGATCGCGCCGACGGACAGGTCGATGCCGCCGGAGGTGATGACGAAGGTCATGCCCACGGTGACGACACCGATCACCGAGGCCTGGGTGAGGACGAGTTGGAGGTTGCGGGTGTCGAGGAACTCGTCGGGCTTGGTGATCCCTCCGATGACGATCAGTGCGGCGAGCACGCCGAGGAGGGAGAGGGTGCGGACGTCGGCACGGGCCATCAACCCGCGCCAGGCGGGGAGTTGGCCGACCGAGGGCACCTTGTCGGTGCCGTCCCGCGGCGGGGACACGGGCTGCGTCATGACGCCGGGCTTCCTTCCATGACCAGGTCGAGTACGCGGTGTTCGTCGAGCTCCCGGGCGGGCGCCGTGTGGACGACGCGGCCCTCGCGGAGCACCAGCACACGGTCGGCGAGTCCCAGGACCTCGGGCACCTCGCTGGAGACCAGCAGTACGGCGAGGCCCTCGTCGGCGAGGCGGCGCACGACCGCGTACAGCTCGGCGCGGGCGCCGACGTCGACGCCCCGGGTGGGCTCGTCGAGCAGCAGGACGCGGCAGCCGCGCAGCAGCCAGCGGGCCAGGACGGCCTTCTGCTGGTTGCCGCCGGAGAGGGTGCGCACGGGCACGGAGGGGTTGTCGGGACGCAGCGACAGCTCGCGGGTCGCGGCGCGCGCCGCCCCCAGTTCGGCACCCCGGTCGATCCAACCGCCCCGCGAGAAGCGGGACATGGAGGAGACCGAGACATTACGGGTGACGGACTCCAGCAACAGCAGCGCCTGCGCCTTGCGTTCCTCGGGGGCGAGTCCCAGCCCGGCGCGCACGGCCGCGCGCACGCTGCCGGGCCGCAACGGGCGCCCGTCGACCAGGACTTGACCCGCGCTCGGCTTCCGGGCGCCGTAGATGGTCTCGAGGATCTCCGAGCGTCCCGAACCGACCAGCCCGGCGAGGCCGACGATCTCGCCGGGGCGCACCGCCAGGTCGAGGGGCTCGAACTCGCCGTCCCTGGCGAGCCCTCGCACCTCCAGTAGCGGCTCTCCCCCCGAGCGGCCGCCCCCCGACGGCCGCTCGGGGAAGACGTACTCGACGTTGCGTCCCGTCATCAGTGCGACGACCTCGCGGGTCGGCGTCGTCTTCGCGGGCAGCCCGCCCGCCACCGCCCGACCGTCCTTCAGCACGGTCACTCGGTCGCCGATGCGGCGGATCTCCTCCAGCCGGTGCGAGATGTAGACGACGGCGACGCCGTCGGCGGTCAGGTCGCCGACGATCCGGAAGAGGTTGTCGACCTCGTCGGGGTCGAGGGCGGCGGACGGCTCGTCCATCACGATCAGCCGTACGTCGTGGGAGAGCGCCCGCGCCATGGAGACGATCTGCTGCTGGGCCGCCGACAACTCGCCCACCAGGCGGGCCGGGTCGATCTCGGGATGGCCAAGACGCTTCAGCAGTTGTGCCGTTGAGGCGCGGGCCGCCTTCCCCCGTACGACGAAACCGGCGGCCGTGGGTTCATGGCCGAGGTGCACGTTCTCGGCTACCGACAGGTGTTCCACCAGGTCGAGTTCCTGGTAGATGGTGGCGATGCCGAGCCGCATGGCGGCGATCGGCGAGCGCAGGGTCACGGGCTCGCCGCGCCAGCGGATGGTCCCGCCGTCGGGCTGGTGGGCGCCCGCCAGGACCTTGATCAGGGTGGACTTCCCGGCCCCGTTCTGGCCGAGCAGGCAGTGCACTTCACCGGCCTGGACGTCGAGGTCGACGCCGTCGAGGGCCCGGACTCCGGGGAACGACTTGGTGATGCCGGACATGCTGAGCAGCGGTGGTTCTGGTGACATGACGGTTCCCCTCGGCGGGCGTGCGGGCCGGTTTCAGGGCGTTCCGCCTGCGGGGCAGGCGTGTGAGGGCAGGGCGGAGCAGAGCGCCGTGCGGATGAGGAGTACTGAGGAACTGGTCGGGTCTGCTTACGCGGGTGAGAACAGGTGGTCGCTGATGAGGCGAGCGGCGCCGATGACTCCGGCGGTGGGGCCCAGCTCGCCCAGGACGATGGGAAGATTGCCGGTCGCCAGCGGCAGCGACTGGCGGTAGACCTGGGTGCGGATCGCGGCGAGCAGGTTGTGGCCGAGTCCGGTCACCCCGCCCCCGATCACCACGAGCCCCGGGTTGAAGAAGCTGACCAGGCCGGCGATGACCTGACCGGTGCGATTGCCGCCCTCGCGGATCAGGTCGAGCGCGGTGGCGTCGCCCGCGGCGGCCGCGGCGGCGACATCGACGGCGCTCAGGCCGCCGTTCGTCTCCAGCCGCGACGCGAGCTCCGCCGACAGGCCCTGCTGGGCCGCCTCCAGAGCGTCGCGGGCGAGGGCCGCCCCGCTGAAGTGGGCTTCCAGGCAGCCCCGGTTGCCGCAGGCGCACGGGCGTCCGTCGGGCACGGCCTGGATGTGCCCGATGTCGCCCGCGCTGCCCGTGGTACCGCGGTACACCTCACCGCCGACGACGATGCCGCAGCCGATGCCGGTGCCGATCTTGACGCAGAGGAAGTCGCCCACGGAGCGGGCGACGCCCGCGTGCTGCTCCCCCATCGCCATGAGGTTCACGTCGTTGTCGACCATGACCGGGCAGCCCAGTTCCTGGCTGAGCGCCTCCCGCACGGGGAAGCCGTCCCAGCCAGGCATGATCGGCGGGGCGACCGGTACGCCCTCGGGGAAGCGGACCGGGCCCGGGACACCGATGCCGGCGCCGTCGAACCCCTCCGCGAGCCCGGGGGCCCTCAGTTTCGCGGCCATGGACAGGACCTGCTCGAAGACCGCGACCGGGCCCTCGCGCACTTCCATGGGCTGGTTGACGTGCCCGAGGATCTCGAGTTCGGCGTTGGTGACCGCGACGTCGATCGAGGTCGCGCCGATGTCGACGCCCAGGAAACGAAGCTCCGGGTTGAGCCGGATGTTGTGGGAACGCCGGCCGCCGCGCGAGGCGGCGAGTCCGTCGGCCACGACCAGGCCCGTCTCCAGGAGCCGGTCCACCTCCACGGCCAGCTTGGACCGCGAGAGGTCGACCTGATCACCCAGCTGTGCCCGGGAGTTGGGGCCTGCGTCACGCAACAGCTTGAGCAGTCTGGCCTGGTGTGCGTTGGCGGGTCGTGCCGTCATGCGTCTCACGTGCCCCTCCCCGCCTCAATTCGGCCACCAGTATCGGGCTTTCGAGGGGAACGTAGCAGCGACCGCCGAACCTGGGAAGAAGCTGTGCGTGGATTGCCGGCAACTTTCTCCACTCACAGGACAAAGAAGTCCGTCACGTAAGGTCCCGTGCACACCGCGCCCACGGCGCGGCTACGGGATCCGGCCTCGATCAGGTACGGCGCGCGGGGCGCGCGGCGCCGGACACGCTGTGGGTAACCACCGCCGGCCTGTTCGCCGGCCTGGCGTCGGCCGGATGGACACCTGGCGCGGGACGCGGTCGGCTCGGCGAGGAGTTGCGCCGCCGCAGCACCTCGCGCGCCACGCCGAGGCGAGCCGGAATCGCGACGAGGACGTGCGCTTGCGGCCGCCCCGAGTTGCGCGGCCCTGGCACCCGCAAGTTGCCCGGCCCTGGCACCCGCACTGCTCGGCGACTCACGGCCTCCGCGCTCGCCGAACCTCCGCCCCGGGTGGGTGGGTTGGCCGCGATCCCGGTCGTCGCCCGATCGCGCGGTGAGAGGACGGCGCCTCAGGACTTCGCGCGGGCGAGATACGACGTCCGCGTGTGCTCCGTGTGCTCGCGCATCAGCTGTGTGGCCCGCTGCTCGTCCCGGGCGGTGATCGCGGCGATGAGTCCCCGGTGCTCGATCCAGGACTGCTGCCCGCGCTGCCGGGCGATCGGTGTGTAGTACCAGCGCACCCTGCGGTCGACCTGGGCCGCGAGTTCGGCGAGGACCGCGTTGCCGGCGAGCTCCATGATCTTCGCGTGGAAGCGGGCGTTCAGGGCGACCGCGCCGTCCACGTCGTCCGCGACGACCGCCTTCTCGCCCTCCGCGCACAGCTCTTCGAGGGCGGCGACACCGGCGCTGCCCGCGTTGGCGGCGGCGAGCCGGGCGGCCTCGGCCTCGAGCAGCGTACGGACCGTGAGGAGCTGGTCGGCCTCCTCCTCCGTCGGCTCGTGCACGAACGCGCCCTGGGCGGGCCGCAGATCGACCCAGCCCTCCGTGTTGAGCCGCTGCAGCGCCTCCCGCACCGGCTGACGCGACACGCCGAGGTGGCCTGCGAGTTCGCTCTCGACGAGATGCTGACCGGGCTGGAGGGCGCGCGTGGTGATGAGTTCGAGCAGTGCCTCGTAGACGCGGTCGCGCAGCGGGCCGGGCCGTTCGAGCTTGGGCACCGCGCCCTGCGGCAGTCCTGTCGACAACATCGGTCGGTCCCCCTCCTGGGCAACGCCGGGCACCTGCGACCCGAAAGCCGGAAAGCCGGTCGTACTGGACCAGTGGCACCGGACCAGTGGCACCGGACCAGTGCCACTGGAGAGCCAGTATCGATTGTCTTTCGTCTACAGTCTACGGCGCACAAGCGCCAGGCCCTGGGCGAGTTGACCGCGTCACGTCCCGCATCCGCCGCCGGCCACCCCGTCGTACGAGCAGGTCAGGGGCACCGGACGACCTGGCCGGCGTAGGACAGGTTCCCACCGAACCCGAACAGCAGCACCGGGTCCCCGGTGGAGATCGCGCCCTGTTCGACGAGCTTGGAGAAGGCGAGCGGGATGCTGGCGGCCGAGGTGTTGCCGGACTCGCTCACGTCGCGG includes these proteins:
- a CDS encoding PQQ-dependent sugar dehydrogenase; its protein translation is MHGNTRTTSTDRIEIHRRRLSLRKAAALLSGVLLAGASLTLTAPQAGAAVADPGAAPAAAEDFQQVTLAEGEPEVGEPMSLAVLPDRSVLHTSRDGELRITDAAGNTRPAGKLDVYTHDEEGLQGIGVDPNFAANRFIYLYYAPPLNTPAGDAPFTGTAADFAPFDGVNRLSRFVLKTDGTLDNASETKILDVPASRGICCHVGGDIDFDAAGNLYLSTGDDTNPFQSDGFTPIDERSDRNPAFDAQRSAGNTNDLRGKILRIKVNADGSYSVPDGNLFAPGTDKTRPEIYAMGFRNPFRFSVDKATGILYVGDYGPDAGAADPARGPAGQVEFARVTGPGNFGWPYCTGANDAYVDYDFATGTSGASFDCAAPKNTSPHNTGLTDLPPAQPAWIPYNGASVPEFGDGSESPMGGPVYRYDASLDSPVKFPQAYDGNFFAGEFGRRWIKRIVSDGSGTVQSINNVPWTGTQVMDMAFGPDGALYVLDYGTAWFGGDENSGLYRIENATDGHSPVAQAAANRTSGQAPLRVQFSSEGSTDQDGDALTYSWDFGDGGKSTAANPTYKYKKNGTYTATLTAKDPSGRTGSASVQIVVGNTAPKVVLETPKDGQLFSFGDAIPFKVRVTDPEDGTNIDCSRVKVTFVLGHDSHGHPVTSANGCTGTLQTGADGGHDEDANIFGVLDAEYTDGGGGGQAALTSHNQNVLQPRHRQAEHFGNGSGVTVTTRASAHGGKTVGDIDNGDWISFTPYVLSNAKKITARIASGGAGGTLEIRAGSAAGTLLGKATVPATGGWENYQDVSADLSRAPRGTTTLYLVFKGSTNALYELDDFTFTTG
- a CDS encoding sugar phosphate isomerase/epimerase family protein — protein: MPRQFTLFTGQWADLPLEEVCRLARDFGYDGLELACWGDHFEVDKALSDPSYVDSKRALLDKYRLKCWAISNHLVGQAVCDAIIDERHRAILPARIWGDGDAEGVRRRAAAEIADTARAAAAFGVDTVIGFTGSAIWHLVAMFPPAPESMIERGYEDFAERWNPVLDVFDAEGVRFAHEVHPSEIAYDYWTTHRALEAVGHRPAFGLNFDPSHFVWQDLDPVGFLWDFRDRIYHVDCKEARKRLDGRNGRLGSHLPWGDPRRGWDFVSAGHGDVPWEDVFRMLRSIDYRGPVSVEWEDAGMDRLQGAPEALNRLKAYDFEPPSASFDAAFGN
- a CDS encoding Gfo/Idh/MocA family protein encodes the protein MAQPQQSDGSGGEKPPLRVGMVGYAFMGAAHSQGWRTVGRVFDLPRRPVLAVICGRDATAVRAAADRHGWAATETDWRALITRDDVDLVDICTPGDSHAEIALAALAAGKHVLCEKPLANTVEEAEVMARAAEEAQNSGQLAMVGFNYRRVPATALARRMVAEGRLGTLRHVRVTYLQDWLVDPEFPLTWRLRKELAGSGSLGDLGAHIVDLAQYLAGERLAGVSALTETFVRERPLPVGATSGLSAVSAAGTGTVTVDDAALFTGRFASGALASFEATRYATGRKNALRIELNGERGSLAFDLERLNELWFHDGTEPGTHAGFRRILVTEPDHPYLDAWWPPGHGLGYEHTFVHQARDLVHAVAEGRRPEPSFADGLQVQRVLAAVEESAEKNSVYTPIAV
- a CDS encoding substrate-binding domain-containing protein — encoded protein: MPEPTPFTSRRGLLFGAAAVSTGALLVGCTSNEPKDEKPAANDQPAADDKPGKPVTIGFAGPQADHGWLNAINDNAKSRAKKYSDVTLEITEGSNDTAAQIGQIETLINKKVDVLVVLPADGKALTQVGLKAMRAGIPVINLDRIFNTPQAYRCWIGGDNYGMGLNAGHYIGEKLKGKSDAKVIELAGMDNLALTKQRTQGFDDALKNYPNIKKVARQAAEFTVESGQAKMAQLLQAQPQFDALWNHDDDQGVGALRAIDQAGRDDFLMVGGAGALSAFQAIKQDNGVLKATVLYPPTMAASAIDLARALGQAKGVGGLAEFEIPASITLYSAVVDKDNVDQYMPTGFR
- a CDS encoding ABC transporter permease, with the protein product MTQPVSPPRDGTDKVPSVGQLPAWRGLMARADVRTLSLLGVLAALIVIGGITKPDEFLDTRNLQLVLTQASVIGVVTVGMTFVITSGGIDLSVGAIVALASVWATTVATQEYGFAGILFTAVIVGVGCGLVNGLLIAYGGMVPFIATLAMLASARGLALQITDGKTQIVTIGSVLDLGERDAYVLGVPPLVMVFAVVTIIGWLILNRTTFGRRTVAVGGNAEAARLAGIDVRRQRLYLYLLSGLCCGIAAFLLIILSGSGQNTNGNLYELDAIAAAIIGGTLLSGGRGTITGSVLGVLIFTTITNIFALNNLQSDVQQIAKGAIIVAAVLVQRRTASTT
- a CDS encoding sugar ABC transporter ATP-binding protein; its protein translation is MSPEPPLLSMSGITKSFPGVRALDGVDLDVQAGEVHCLLGQNGAGKSTLIKVLAGAHQPDGGTIRWRGEPVTLRSPIAAMRLGIATIYQELDLVEHLSVAENVHLGHEPTAAGFVVRGKAARASTAQLLKRLGHPEIDPARLVGELSAAQQQIVSMARALSHDVRLIVMDEPSAALDPDEVDNLFRIVGDLTADGVAVVYISHRLEEIRRIGDRVTVLKDGRAVAGGLPAKTTPTREVVALMTGRNVEYVFPERPSGGGRSGGEPLLEVRGLARDGEFEPLDLAVRPGEIVGLAGLVGSGRSEILETIYGARKPSAGQVLVDGRPLRPGSVRAAVRAGLGLAPEERKAQALLLLESVTRNVSVSSMSRFSRGGWIDRGAELGAARAATRELSLRPDNPSVPVRTLSGGNQQKAVLARWLLRGCRVLLLDEPTRGVDVGARAELYAVVRRLADEGLAVLLVSSEVPEVLGLADRVLVLREGRVVHTAPARELDEHRVLDLVMEGSPAS
- a CDS encoding ROK family protein; the protein is MTARPANAHQARLLKLLRDAGPNSRAQLGDQVDLSRSKLAVEVDRLLETGLVVADGLAASRGGRRSHNIRLNPELRFLGVDIGATSIDVAVTNAELEILGHVNQPMEVREGPVAVFEQVLSMAAKLRAPGLAEGFDGAGIGVPGPVRFPEGVPVAPPIMPGWDGFPVREALSQELGCPVMVDNDVNLMAMGEQHAGVARSVGDFLCVKIGTGIGCGIVVGGEVYRGTTGSAGDIGHIQAVPDGRPCACGNRGCLEAHFSGAALARDALEAAQQGLSAELASRLETNGGLSAVDVAAAAAAGDATALDLIREGGNRTGQVIAGLVSFFNPGLVVIGGGVTGLGHNLLAAIRTQVYRQSLPLATGNLPIVLGELGPTAGVIGAARLISDHLFSPA
- a CDS encoding GntR family transcriptional regulator, whose translation is MLSTGLPQGAVPKLERPGPLRDRVYEALLELITTRALQPGQHLVESELAGHLGVSRQPVREALQRLNTEGWVDLRPAQGAFVHEPTEEEADQLLTVRTLLEAEAARLAAANAGSAGVAALEELCAEGEKAVVADDVDGAVALNARFHAKIMELAGNAVLAELAAQVDRRVRWYYTPIARQRGQQSWIEHRGLIAAITARDEQRATQLMREHTEHTRTSYLARAKS